CTCTTCTTTTGGTGTATAATCTGAGTAAGTCTAATCTATACCagatttcatcaaccaCATCTTGAATTCCCAAATCCAACTCGCATGACATGACCACTGTATTTGGCTCTCTTGCTATCCTGTCGACTTCCTCAAGTGAGACCGAATCAATTTTGTTATAAACATATAGACATGGAGTGTATACTATATGCTGCTCATTGATGACATCAATCAAGTCATCAACAGTAACGTTTTCATCCCTAATCATAACATCTGCATTGTGTATCTTATAATCTTTCAGAATAGATGCaaccattttttcatctatATACTTTGGCGGTGTTAATGTGTTCATCTTGATACCACCTGTCTTTTTCAGTTTGATGCTCATATTTGGTTTCTCTTTGTTTAAACGAATTCCAATGGCTTCAAGCTCTCTCTCTAAATGTTGACGCTGCTGGTGGGATTTTGTGGCATCAAGGATAATGATGATTAGGTCGGCGGTTTTTGCTGTGGCAACAACCTGTCTACCCCTACCTCTACCTTCACTAGCTCCCCTAATAATACCCGgcaaatcaacaatttgaatttcaGCTCCTTCGAATTCTAACACACCAGGAACTGACGTTAGAGTTGTGAATTCGTAGGCAGCAGCTTCtgatttggttttggtgaCTTTGGATAGAAAAGAGGATTTACCAACAGAGGGATATCCAATTAAACATACACGTGCATCACCACTTTTCTGCACTTCAAACCCCTGTCCCTTGTTTGAACCTCCACTTCCTGGCTCTGGCTCAAGCAACATTCTTCTGTATTTGGCTAGTTTTCCCTTCAAAAGACCTAGATGATACTCAGTAGCCTTGTTCTTCTGAGTACGAGCCATCTCATCTTGGATTTCTTTAATCTTCCCAACAATGTCAACCATCTTATCTCCACTATGCTCACTTGACTGTTTATTTAACTTCTGCAAATATATTACTTCAAAAATAGATCTTCAACTTTCTCTACAACAGTTTCTATCTCAGtaatcttcaaaaactcaacacatcaaaaaaaaaaaaaaagctagaaaaaaaaaacacagTGCGATTTCTAGTAGCTATTTCAATTACTAAAGTTTAGCCAGCTACATGTACTCCGTACACAAACTTTACACACTACAGTCACCCAGCTCTATATTTTTAgttcttccatttttttgttaaGTGTCGTTAGCTTATTAGACACGTTTTGCATGTAGTTTTCGTCTGAAAGGTACAGCCGTAGCCTCTCATCTTTTACTTCCAACAGTGGAGTCTGGTCATTTGCTTGTAAGGTACAAAGACGTATCAAATACTCTAACAGTGCTAGCG
The Pichia kudriavzevii chromosome 2, complete sequence DNA segment above includes these coding regions:
- a CDS encoding uncharacterized protein (PKUD0B01490; similar to Saccharomyces cerevisiae YGR173W (RBG2); ancestral locus Anc_5.178) → MVDIVGKIKEIQDEMARTQKNKATEYHLGLLKGKLAKYRRMLLEPEPGSGGSNKGQGFEVQKSGDARVCLIGYPSVGKSSFLSKVTKTKSEAAAYEFTTLTSVPGVLEFEGAEIQIVDLPGIIRGASEGRGRGRQVVATAKTADLIIIILDATKSHQQRQHLERELEAIGIRLNKEKPNMSIKLKKTGGIKMNTLTPPKYIDEKMVASILKDYKIHNADVMIRDENVTVDDLIDVINEQHIVYTPCLYVYNKIDSVSLEEVDRIAREPNTVVMSCELDLGIQDVVDEIWYRLDLLRLYTKRRGSPPDFKGPMVVRHDSTIEDVCNSIHRDFKDQFKYALVWGSSSKFGNAPQKCGLNHKVHDQDVVSIFTK